The window CCAAGTCCGACTTCGGGCTGGACCGGCGCAGCGCCCCGGCCAGGACGATCCTGAGCGGGAGGATCGGCAGCGGCGTCGATCCCGCCTCCATCACCACCAACTCCGCGTCCGGTCGGACGGCGCTGCTGCGGCGCGCGCCCGAGGCACCGGCCGCGATCCCCGAGGGGGCCTGAATGAGCACCATCTTCGGCCACGGCAGACTACGGCTGTACCTGCTCAAGCTGCTGGACGAGAACCCGCGGCACGGCTACGAGATCATCAGCCTGCTCCGCGACCGCTTCCTCGGCGTGTACTCGCCCTCTCCCGGCACGATCTACCCCCGGCTGGCCCGGCTGGAGGAGGAGGGGCTGGTCACCCACACCGAGGAGGGCGGACGCAAGGTCTACAGCCTCACCGACAAGGGCCGCGAGGAGCTGCGCGAGCGCGAGAACGACCTGAACGACCTGGAGCGGGAGATCACCGACTCGGTGCGCGACATCGCCCGCGCGGTCAAGCAGGACGTGCGCGCGACGATCAGCTCGCTGCGCGACGAGCTCAAGTTCGCCTCCGGGGGCGCGCGCCGCTCCGGAACCGAGGCCCCGGGCGGACCCGCCGGGACCACTGGGACCGCTGGGACCGCCGACTCCACCGCCTCGGAGGAGGCCGGTCGGAGCGAGGAGGGGGCGGACGCGCCCGGGAAGGAGTCCGGCGAGCGCCGCGAGCAGTCCGGGCCGGGCTGCGAGGACGGCTCGCGGTGGTCCCGCGAGTGGGAGCGCTTCACGCAGGGCTTCGGCGCGTTCGGCGCCGCCTGGGGAGGCAGGCGCGATTCCGAGCGCCCGTCGCAGGGCCCGGAGTTCGAGCGCGCGCTGCACGACTTCGGCGACCGCGTGCGCGACGTGGTCCGCGAGGCGGGACACGTCGGAGAGGCCGCCGCCACCGACCTGCGGCGCATCCTGGACGACACGGTCGAGGTGATCCGCCGGGACATGCGGCACTGGGGCCCGCCCGCCGACCGGGCGGAGGGAGCCGGGGACCGAGTCGACGGGACCGCTCCCGCCGGGGAGGGACCCGCCGCCGCCCCCGGGACGGGGAAGGAGGAGCCCGCCGCCACGGAGCGGCCAGGGCCCGCCGAGGACGAGCCCGGCACGGAGGAGCCCGCCGCCACGGAGGGACCTGCCGCCGCCGAGCGGCCCGGGCCCGCCGGGGACGGGCCCGCCGGGGACGGGCCCGCCACGGAGGGCGGAACGCGTCCGAGGCCGTCCGCCGATCCCTGGAGCGAGGCGGTCGACGACCCCGGCGACGGTAGGTAGACCAGTACGGCGAGGGGCCCGGAGGGCGGCGCGGGGGCGCGCCCTCCGGGCCCCGTCGTGTCCGGGTCCCTAGCCGCGGACGACGCCGTCCTCACGGGCCTGGGCGGCGACCGCGGCGGCGACCGCCGGGGCCACCCTCTCGTCGAAGGGGCTGGGGATGATGTAGTCGGCGGACAGCTTGTCGCCCACCAGGTCGGCCAGCGCGGTGGCGGCGGCCAGCTTCATGTTCTCGGTGATGTCCGTGGCCCCCGCGTCGAAGGCGCCCCGGAACACGCCCGGGAAGGCCAGGACGTTGTTGATCTGGTTGGGGAAGTCGCTGCGCCCGGTGGCGACCACGCTCGCGTGCCTGCGGGCGACGTCCGGGTGCACCTCCGGGTTGGGGTTGGCCATCGCGAAGATGATCGCGTCGTCGGCCATGGTGGCGACCACGGACTCGGGGACCTCGCCCGCGGACAGGCCGATGAACACGTCGGCCCCCTCCAGCGCGCTCTCGATGGACCCGCGCAGCCCCGCCCGGTTGCTGATGGAGGCCAGCTCCCGCTTGACCGGGGTCAGGCCCTCGCGGCCTTCGTAGATCATGCCCTTGGAGTCGGCCACGGCGATGTCGCCGATCCCGCCGTCGACGAGCATCTTGGTGACGGCCACGCCCGCGGCGCCCGCGCCGGAGACCACGGCGCGCAGGTCGGCCAGGGTGCGCCCGGTGAACCGGGCGGCGTTGCGCAGCGCGGCCACGGTGACGATGGCGGTGCCGTGCTGGTCGTCGTGGAAGACCGGGATGTCCAGGCGCTCGCGCAGCTGCCGTTCGATCTCGAAGCAGCGGGGCGCGGAGATGTCCTCCAGGTTGATCCCGCCGAAGGAGGGCGCCATGCGCACGACGGTCTCGACGATCTCGTCGACCCCGGTGCAGCCCAGCGCGATCGGCACGGAGTCGACGCCGGCGAACTGCTTGAACAGCAGCGACTTGCCCTCCATGACCGGCAGGGAGGCCTCGGCGCCGATGTCGCCCAGGCCCAGGACAGCGGTGCC is drawn from Nocardiopsis dassonvillei subsp. dassonvillei DSM 43111 and contains these coding sequences:
- a CDS encoding PadR family transcriptional regulator → MSTIFGHGRLRLYLLKLLDENPRHGYEIISLLRDRFLGVYSPSPGTIYPRLARLEEEGLVTHTEEGGRKVYSLTDKGREELRERENDLNDLEREITDSVRDIARAVKQDVRATISSLRDELKFASGGARRSGTEAPGGPAGTTGTAGTADSTASEEAGRSEEGADAPGKESGERREQSGPGCEDGSRWSREWERFTQGFGAFGAAWGGRRDSERPSQGPEFERALHDFGDRVRDVVREAGHVGEAAATDLRRILDDTVEVIRRDMRHWGPPADRAEGAGDRVDGTAPAGEGPAAAPGTGKEEPAATERPGPAEDEPGTEEPAATEGPAAAERPGPAGDGPAGDGPATEGGTRPRPSADPWSEAVDDPGDGR
- a CDS encoding NAD(P)-dependent malic enzyme; translation: MHRGGKLHVTSSVDVRDQEGLSLAYTPGVARVCDAIAESPELVDTYTWKSNLVAVVTDGTAVLGLGDIGAEASLPVMEGKSLLFKQFAGVDSVPIALGCTGVDEIVETVVRMAPSFGGINLEDISAPRCFEIERQLRERLDIPVFHDDQHGTAIVTVAALRNAARFTGRTLADLRAVVSGAGAAGVAVTKMLVDGGIGDIAVADSKGMIYEGREGLTPVKRELASISNRAGLRGSIESALEGADVFIGLSAGEVPESVVATMADDAIIFAMANPNPEVHPDVARRHASVVATGRSDFPNQINNVLAFPGVFRGAFDAGATDITENMKLAAATALADLVGDKLSADYIIPSPFDERVAPAVAAAVAAQAREDGVVRG